A DNA window from Natronosalvus rutilus contains the following coding sequences:
- a CDS encoding alpha-ketoacid dehydrogenase subunit beta, translating to MSKTGATTESTESTETITFREAIREGLREEMKNDDAVMLYGQDEEDGESFEVTAGLYEEFGGRRVRNTPISEAAQVGGAVGAAATGLRPVVELSFSDFIGVCFDQIMNQAGKTRYMFGGASEVPLVLRATEGAGLSAAAQHSGTVHTLVSHLPGIKTVAPSTPTAAKGLIKSSIRSPDPVVFFENKTIYDERGEVPTSDDHTIPIGEASIEHLGEDVTVVATQRLFSEAMSVAQDLEGDVSVEVIDPRTLYPLDAETIIESVAKTGRLVIADESPMSYGFHAEVSSRVVEDGFFTLDAPPQRVGVPDTPIPFAPGLEKEVLPNGADIKRAIRRVE from the coding sequence ATGTCAAAGACTGGAGCGACAACCGAATCCACTGAGAGCACCGAGACGATAACGTTCCGCGAAGCCATCCGCGAAGGACTTCGTGAGGAGATGAAAAACGACGATGCGGTCATGCTGTACGGGCAAGACGAGGAGGATGGCGAGTCCTTCGAGGTGACCGCCGGCCTGTATGAGGAGTTCGGCGGACGGCGCGTCCGGAACACGCCGATCAGCGAGGCTGCCCAAGTAGGCGGTGCAGTCGGTGCCGCCGCGACCGGACTTCGACCGGTCGTCGAGTTGAGTTTCTCCGACTTCATCGGGGTCTGCTTCGACCAGATCATGAACCAGGCAGGCAAGACCCGATACATGTTTGGCGGTGCCAGCGAAGTTCCGCTCGTCCTGCGTGCGACCGAAGGTGCGGGACTAAGCGCAGCCGCCCAGCACTCTGGCACCGTACACACGCTCGTTTCCCATCTTCCCGGGATTAAGACCGTCGCACCGTCAACGCCGACGGCCGCGAAGGGGCTGATCAAATCGAGTATCCGTTCACCCGATCCCGTCGTATTCTTCGAGAACAAGACAATTTACGACGAACGCGGTGAGGTGCCGACCAGTGACGACCACACTATCCCGATCGGTGAAGCCTCCATCGAACACCTTGGTGAGGATGTCACCGTCGTCGCGACACAGCGACTGTTCAGCGAGGCGATGTCGGTCGCACAGGATCTCGAGGGCGACGTCAGCGTCGAGGTGATCGATCCACGGACGCTGTACCCTCTTGACGCTGAGACGATCATCGAAAGTGTCGCCAAGACGGGCCGACTCGTCATCGCGGACGAGAGCCCAATGTCGTATGGATTCCACGCCGAGGTCTCCTCGAGAGTCGTCGAAGACGGCTTTTTCACGCTCGATGCGCCGCCACAGCGCGTCGGCGTACCAGATACGCCAATTCCGTTTGCGCCCGGACTCGAAAAGGAGGTGCTTCCCAACGGAGCCGACATCAAACGTGCAATCCGACGGGTCGAGTAA
- a CDS encoding thiamine pyrophosphate-dependent dehydrogenase E1 component subunit alpha: MTFLNIDSPEGRQEALEKMLLARAFEDTVQDQFADGEIPGFVHLSQGQEAVAVGTCGALREGDYITSTHRAHGHSIAKGLEPDRLLAELYGKEPGQCRGKGGSMHVADLDQGMLGAQPIVGASAPLAMGAGITAQYGNEDWISLAFIGDGAVAEGQVHESFNLAATWGLPVVFVIENNLYSEGMVFDEQHNIEDLADMSASYGVPGVVVDGQDVEAVHEAVSEARQRALEDEGPTIIEAKTYRYRGHFEGDQQPYRSDEEIEEWRDERDPISNFARKLIEAGELTESGLEELRETAEAKMADALEFARKADEADADEAYEDVFVETVPEIEQHRERLAREQPHWGEY, encoded by the coding sequence ATGACTTTCCTGAACATCGATAGCCCAGAAGGAAGACAGGAGGCACTTGAAAAGATGCTACTCGCACGTGCCTTTGAGGATACCGTACAGGATCAGTTTGCCGACGGAGAGATTCCGGGGTTCGTTCACCTCTCGCAGGGACAGGAGGCGGTCGCTGTCGGTACCTGTGGCGCACTTCGCGAGGGAGATTACATTACGAGCACGCACCGTGCCCATGGCCACAGTATCGCGAAGGGGCTTGAGCCCGACCGATTGCTCGCTGAGCTCTACGGTAAAGAGCCCGGACAGTGTCGGGGCAAGGGTGGCTCGATGCACGTTGCGGACCTTGACCAGGGGATGCTCGGTGCCCAGCCGATCGTCGGCGCGAGCGCCCCTCTTGCTATGGGTGCCGGAATCACGGCCCAATACGGCAATGAGGACTGGATTTCGCTGGCGTTCATAGGCGATGGTGCCGTCGCGGAGGGGCAGGTTCATGAGTCCTTCAACCTCGCAGCGACGTGGGGACTCCCAGTTGTATTCGTCATCGAAAACAACCTATACTCTGAGGGGATGGTATTTGACGAACAACACAACATCGAGGACCTCGCGGACATGTCCGCTTCCTACGGCGTTCCCGGTGTCGTTGTTGACGGCCAAGATGTAGAGGCCGTTCACGAGGCCGTCTCCGAGGCGCGCCAGCGCGCACTCGAGGACGAGGGTCCGACAATCATCGAAGCTAAGACGTACCGATATAGAGGGCACTTCGAAGGCGACCAGCAGCCATACCGGTCGGACGAGGAGATCGAGGAGTGGCGCGACGAGCGTGATCCGATATCGAACTTTGCCAGGAAACTAATCGAGGCGGGCGAACTGACTGAGTCGGGGCTAGAAGAGCTTCGTGAGACGGCCGAGGCCAAGATGGCTGACGCGCTCGAGTTCGCCCGCAAGGCCGACGAAGCCGACGCCGACGAGGCATACGAGGACGTTTTCGTCGAGACGGTACCGGAGATCGAACAGCACCGCGAGCGTCTAGCGCGTGAACAGCCACATTGGGGTGAGTACTGA
- a CDS encoding 2-oxo acid dehydrogenase subunit E2 has protein sequence MSYIVRMPKLGVEMQTGVLLEWFFEEGEVVTDNDVLAEIESEKTVAEVASREDGVLRRTILGEGEEVEPGAPMGIVATADEDIDELLSMVESEGVNLDGESGAASKESGAEGLESADETTVDDSTAPSEHVRATPKAKQLAREYDCSLERLSGTGPKGAITANDVERAVSGNTASVTPPQSGASVETRESDLVTPRARKQAATLDIPLGSISGTGPHGSIRAGDVEAAAERDITTTSDASELPTTTESLTVREERPLTGMRSTIARRLSESWEAPHVTVDRWVDAEAMLDAADEAGDVVSVTDILLGAVSETLAAHPAFNATFDGETHTIYEEHNIGFAVDIDAGLVTPVLRDVEPMSVTEIAHQRGALTDRVLNQRYSSSDLQEGTFTISNLGVFSVDSFTPIINPPQVAILGVNRIKEEAKQTENGIEFRKQMGFSLSFDHRVIDGADAARFLQTLADTLEAASEIINS, from the coding sequence ATGTCGTATATCGTTAGGATGCCAAAGCTCGGTGTAGAGATGCAAACCGGCGTTCTTCTCGAGTGGTTCTTCGAGGAGGGAGAGGTCGTCACCGACAACGATGTGCTCGCCGAAATCGAGTCCGAGAAGACCGTCGCGGAAGTTGCCTCGCGCGAAGACGGTGTCCTCCGTCGCACGATACTCGGAGAGGGCGAAGAGGTCGAGCCGGGTGCTCCGATGGGAATCGTCGCTACAGCCGATGAGGACATCGATGAGTTGCTCTCGATGGTTGAGTCCGAGGGGGTAAACCTCGATGGCGAATCGGGCGCAGCCAGTAAGGAGTCTGGGGCCGAAGGGTTGGAATCAGCGGACGAGACTACGGTTGACGACTCGACAGCCCCGTCCGAACACGTCCGGGCGACGCCAAAAGCCAAGCAACTGGCCCGCGAGTACGACTGTTCTCTCGAGAGACTTTCGGGGACCGGACCGAAGGGCGCGATAACTGCGAACGACGTCGAACGAGCAGTTTCGGGTAATACCGCCTCGGTTACGCCGCCCCAGTCTGGAGCGAGCGTAGAGACCCGTGAATCGGATCTCGTTACGCCGCGGGCGAGGAAACAGGCTGCCACCCTAGACATCCCGCTGGGGTCAATCTCAGGAACGGGACCACACGGGTCTATCCGCGCAGGAGACGTCGAGGCGGCCGCTGAACGCGACATCACAACCACAAGTGACGCGAGCGAATTACCGACGACAACCGAGTCCCTGACCGTTCGGGAGGAACGACCACTGACGGGAATGCGATCGACGATCGCGCGTAGACTCAGTGAGAGTTGGGAGGCACCCCACGTCACGGTCGATCGGTGGGTTGATGCTGAAGCCATGCTTGATGCCGCCGATGAAGCCGGCGATGTCGTCTCGGTTACCGATATCCTGCTGGGGGCTGTGAGCGAAACGCTAGCAGCGCATCCGGCGTTCAATGCGACATTTGATGGGGAGACTCACACCATCTACGAGGAGCACAACATCGGGTTTGCGGTTGACATCGATGCGGGACTAGTGACGCCAGTTCTTCGGGATGTCGAGCCGATGTCAGTGACCGAAATTGCCCACCAGCGAGGCGCACTGACTGATCGGGTCCTAAACCAGCGCTACTCCTCGAGCGATCTTCAGGAGGGGACGTTTACGATCTCGAACCTTGGCGTATTCAGTGTTGATTCGTTCACGCCGATCATTAACCCACCCCAAGTTGCAATTCTCGGCGTCAACCGCATTAAAGAGGAAGCGAAACAAACCGAGAACGGCATCGAGTTCCGCAAGCAGATGGGCTTCAGTCTCTCGTTCGATCACCGGGTGATTGACGGCGCTGACGCCGCCCGCTTCTTGCAGACGTTAGCCGATACCCTCGAAGCGGCATCGGAAATAATCAATAGTTGA
- a CDS encoding TRAP transporter substrate-binding protein, whose amino-acid sequence MANIGHNLSSRSRRQYLKSVAALSAAGAAGFAGCLGDDDGGYSLEANAAGADGTVHGDVAKMVGERLSEKTDGEIEIDAFTDNELGGLNESMENVASGALDIYVNVYGLAAGFYPEAQIFDAPYMYDDDDPYEHMIEVTDPTQSESAEELIEAIAEETGLRSLGTFPQGTRRVSISGDAVYHPDDMEDILLRGVPVPIFEETVVGLGAQVTELDWGEVPQALSTGSVDGQENPYEIMVGAGIQEHTDYVLETNHMHPALAFWINDDLWQEFSDEQQDLFYEAIHEAQPEAVEQLETNIDESRDAFLDEGAEIITKDELEYDAFVSQTREHISNEFPDFVERIEEISGETYE is encoded by the coding sequence ATGGCAAACATAGGTCATAATTTGTCCAGTCGGTCGCGCAGACAGTACCTCAAATCGGTCGCTGCACTCTCTGCGGCTGGGGCCGCCGGATTCGCAGGCTGTCTCGGCGATGACGACGGTGGGTACTCGTTGGAAGCGAACGCGGCGGGTGCTGATGGAACCGTTCACGGCGACGTAGCCAAGATGGTGGGCGAGCGGCTCTCCGAGAAGACCGATGGTGAGATTGAAATCGATGCCTTCACCGACAACGAACTCGGTGGGCTCAACGAATCGATGGAGAACGTCGCGTCAGGTGCGCTCGACATTTACGTCAATGTGTACGGACTGGCTGCGGGCTTCTACCCGGAGGCCCAGATATTCGACGCGCCATACATGTACGATGACGATGATCCATACGAACACATGATAGAGGTGACGGACCCTACCCAATCCGAAAGTGCCGAAGAACTCATCGAAGCTATCGCCGAGGAAACGGGCCTACGTTCACTCGGAACATTCCCACAGGGTACGCGAAGGGTCAGCATCTCCGGCGACGCTGTCTACCATCCAGACGACATGGAAGACATTCTCCTTCGGGGCGTCCCGGTGCCAATTTTCGAAGAAACGGTTGTCGGACTCGGTGCACAGGTCACGGAACTAGACTGGGGCGAAGTACCTCAGGCGCTTTCGACGGGATCTGTCGACGGACAGGAGAACCCGTACGAAATCATGGTCGGGGCGGGAATCCAAGAGCACACCGACTACGTTCTCGAGACTAACCACATGCACCCGGCGCTGGCGTTCTGGATCAACGACGATCTGTGGCAGGAATTTTCCGATGAACAGCAGGACCTCTTCTACGAAGCGATTCACGAAGCCCAGCCAGAAGCTGTCGAGCAACTCGAGACTAATATTGACGAATCGAGAGACGCGTTCCTTGACGAGGGTGCTGAGATAATCACTAAGGACGAACTTGAGTACGATGCGTTCGTCTCACAAACACGAGAACACATCAGCAACGAATTCCCAGACTTCGTAGAACGGATTGAAGAGATCAGTGGCGAAACGTACGAATAA
- a CDS encoding TRAP transporter small permease has product MIAIPVVILAIILTRNAGIRVSGLLPLAQIIGVWVVFLLLGMLGREQRHIQIGFFTDKLPTPLDRWHKISLLIVNISACVIFAYSAMIAFIEGFNSTVSGLGVPSAVYFLAPLLGFTLLLSAYILEFAASFDSTKKLVGVSADD; this is encoded by the coding sequence GTGATCGCAATCCCAGTCGTCATCTTGGCTATCATCCTTACTAGGAATGCCGGAATCAGAGTCAGCGGATTGCTCCCGTTGGCCCAAATCATTGGAGTCTGGGTGGTCTTTCTGCTGTTGGGAATGCTCGGGAGGGAACAGCGTCACATCCAGATTGGTTTCTTCACCGACAAGCTTCCTACACCGCTGGACCGATGGCACAAAATTAGCCTTCTTATTGTCAATATTAGCGCATGTGTGATATTCGCCTACAGCGCCATGATCGCGTTTATCGAGGGCTTTAACTCGACAGTTTCCGGTCTCGGTGTCCCGAGTGCGGTCTACTTCCTTGCACCCTTACTAGGGTTTACGCTGTTGCTCAGCGCCTACATCCTAGAGTTCGCCGCCTCGTTCGATTCAACGAAGAAATTGGTAGGGGTGTCCGCGGATGATTAA
- a CDS encoding TRAP transporter large permease → MINEGVLVVVLFFVLALLRVPVFIALGLPASVYMLVFFGSPMEFPVNRMVRTVDSFTLLAVPIFIYVGALMNHGEVTDKIFDFADDIVGHLTGGLAQVNILTSLIFSGISGSALADIGGVGKVLIHTMTDRGYDNSFSAALTSASATIGPLFPPSIPLILYGILAEESILDLLIAGALPAIATVIFLMVGTFIIAYRNDFPANDHRAPLKSIGRSFIVALPALVTPVVLIVGMLSGYFGPTEAAAVTVIYILFINLTVYRITNLRYIWDAAVETAKTTSVILVILGAAGLFAYVLSVERIDQQFAEFLFSISETPAIVLFMVILLVLALGLVLDPLAALVMITPIVVPPLTSVGYDPIHMGVVVVYGLMIGLLTPPLGLSVYLSADIAGADPIEVFRSSVPFYGMLLAGLFVIAYIPEISLYMLRFT, encoded by the coding sequence ATGATTAATGAAGGAGTCCTAGTCGTCGTTCTCTTTTTCGTTCTCGCATTGCTGCGTGTCCCAGTATTCATTGCGCTCGGCTTGCCAGCGTCGGTGTACATGTTGGTGTTTTTCGGTTCGCCGATGGAATTTCCTGTCAACAGAATGGTTCGGACGGTCGACTCATTCACGCTGCTCGCGGTACCCATTTTCATCTATGTCGGAGCGTTGATGAACCATGGTGAGGTGACCGACAAAATCTTCGACTTTGCAGACGATATCGTTGGTCACCTGACCGGCGGCCTGGCTCAGGTCAACATCCTGACGAGCCTCATTTTCTCCGGTATTTCGGGGTCGGCACTTGCGGATATCGGCGGGGTCGGGAAGGTGCTAATACACACGATGACTGACCGAGGCTACGACAACAGTTTCTCGGCTGCGTTGACCAGCGCCTCGGCGACGATCGGACCGCTGTTCCCGCCAAGTATCCCGCTGATCCTTTATGGAATCCTTGCAGAGGAGTCGATTCTCGATCTGTTAATTGCCGGGGCGCTCCCCGCAATTGCGACCGTAATCTTCCTTATGGTCGGGACGTTCATCATCGCCTACCGGAATGATTTCCCAGCAAATGATCACCGGGCGCCACTCAAGTCGATTGGTCGTTCGTTCATCGTCGCACTTCCGGCACTCGTGACGCCGGTTGTCCTGATCGTTGGGATGCTCTCGGGGTACTTCGGGCCGACGGAAGCCGCGGCTGTTACCGTCATCTACATCCTGTTCATCAACCTCACGGTCTACCGAATCACGAACCTCCGGTACATCTGGGACGCCGCGGTCGAAACAGCGAAGACCACAAGCGTCATCCTCGTCATCCTTGGCGCTGCCGGACTGTTCGCATACGTCCTCTCCGTTGAGCGGATCGATCAGCAGTTCGCGGAGTTCCTATTCAGTATCTCTGAGACACCGGCCATCGTTCTCTTCATGGTGATTCTCCTCGTACTCGCACTTGGTTTAGTGCTCGACCCGTTAGCTGCTCTCGTAATGATCACTCCCATCGTCGTGCCGCCGCTCACCTCAGTCGGCTACGATCCGATTCACATGGGCGTTGTCGTCGTTTACGGGCTCATGATCGGTCTCCTGACGCCGCCGCTTGGGTTGTCAGTCTATCTCTCGGCCGACATCGCGGGTGCAGATCCGATTGAGGTCTTCCGGTCGAGCGTTCCATTCTACGGGATGCTCTTGGCCGGCCTCTTCGTCATCGCCTATATCCCAGAAATCAGCTTGTATATGCTCCGATTCACCTGA
- a CDS encoding SDR family NAD(P)-dependent oxidoreductase, with translation MAKLLTDDVALVTGAGRGIGRGIATRLAAHGCDVAINDIDSEAADTVAMALHEEYGVETTTAIGDVSTVDDAERIVDETVERFGALDVLVNNAAIISPQQYDEIDERTWRQVLDVNVTGVQNCSAAAFSEMKAQGGGRIVNIASTAGLRISLLAGAHYTTSKWGVVGLTKHVAQEGGEYGIRANAVCPGPTETERINEMTDEKQRLETAEAEIPLGRWGRPDDVGKATVFLASDLAEYVTGIALPVDGGFTVQ, from the coding sequence ATGGCAAAGTTACTTACTGATGACGTTGCGCTCGTTACGGGAGCAGGAAGAGGAATCGGACGTGGAATCGCCACTCGTCTAGCCGCACACGGTTGTGACGTCGCGATCAACGACATTGACAGCGAAGCAGCCGATACCGTGGCGATGGCCCTGCACGAAGAGTACGGTGTCGAGACGACAACCGCGATCGGCGACGTCTCAACCGTGGACGACGCTGAACGCATTGTTGATGAAACGGTGGAACGGTTCGGTGCACTCGACGTATTGGTTAACAATGCGGCGATAATCTCGCCACAGCAGTACGATGAAATCGACGAACGGACCTGGAGGCAGGTACTCGACGTGAACGTGACCGGCGTTCAGAACTGTTCTGCGGCGGCGTTTTCCGAGATGAAAGCACAGGGTGGTGGCCGGATCGTTAATATTGCATCGACGGCTGGTTTGCGTATCAGCCTTCTCGCCGGCGCACACTACACGACATCCAAATGGGGTGTCGTGGGACTTACGAAACACGTTGCACAGGAGGGAGGTGAATACGGTATCCGCGCGAATGCGGTTTGCCCTGGGCCAACGGAGACCGAACGGATCAACGAAATGACCGACGAGAAGCAACGCTTAGAGACTGCCGAAGCGGAAATCCCGCTCGGTCGTTGGGGACGACCTGACGACGTTGGAAAGGCGACGGTGTTTTTGGCGTCGGATCTCGCTGAGTACGTCACCGGGATCGCGCTTCCGGTTGACGGCGGGTTCACGGTCCAGTAA
- a CDS encoding IclR family transcriptional regulator produces the protein MSRRVKTTETSFKIVELLKKFNGATMNELSDQLELANSTVHGHLKTLEENQLLVKEGDKYHLSLQFFYYGNYARQRKPEYRYAEDHVENLVSMTKEGANFAVEEHGRITILYGNSIPNDPTYDVGGNYSMHDTASGKAILAEMSDEEVSSVIDQWGLSERTEHTITNEEDLFDELETIRRQGYALNHDELMPGLSAVAVVVERPDSSIAGALSVGGPTYRVASTRLEDEFLEALQQVKAEFEDDVRSLYRPS, from the coding sequence ATGTCACGGCGGGTCAAAACTACCGAAACCTCGTTCAAGATCGTTGAGCTTCTAAAGAAATTCAATGGAGCCACGATGAACGAGTTGAGCGACCAGTTGGAATTGGCTAACAGTACAGTTCATGGGCATCTCAAGACGCTTGAGGAGAACCAATTGCTCGTTAAGGAAGGGGACAAATACCATCTCAGTCTTCAGTTTTTCTACTATGGTAATTACGCGAGACAGCGGAAACCTGAGTATCGGTACGCCGAGGACCATGTCGAGAACCTTGTATCAATGACCAAAGAGGGGGCTAATTTTGCCGTCGAAGAACACGGGCGAATAACCATACTCTATGGAAACAGCATTCCAAACGATCCGACGTACGACGTCGGTGGCAACTATTCCATGCACGACACGGCCAGTGGAAAGGCGATACTAGCCGAGATGTCGGACGAGGAGGTTTCATCAGTGATCGATCAGTGGGGACTGTCAGAGAGAACGGAGCACACGATTACGAACGAAGAGGACCTGTTCGACGAACTGGAGACGATTCGTCGCCAGGGATATGCGTTGAACCACGATGAACTCATGCCCGGTCTCTCTGCCGTCGCCGTGGTCGTCGAGCGGCCGGATTCGTCCATTGCCGGGGCCCTTAGCGTCGGGGGACCTACGTATCGCGTCGCGAGCACTCGCCTTGAGGATGAGTTTCTCGAGGCCCTCCAACAGGTAAAGGCCGAGTTCGAAGACGATGTTCGCTCGTTATATCGCCCGTCATGA
- a CDS encoding ImmA/IrrE family metallo-endopeptidase, whose translation MATTSNSSASFEETDTRKDEMYSTIEGWIDELVDDVDAAQASEEFQEWLDVQSRFHDYSYRNTLLINLQCPEATKVAGFNTWRNEFDRHVQEGEQAIWIWAPIITKQCPDCENSPSYHEKIGCEYDETPPEEWSKGLVGFNPAAVFDISQTEGEPLPELETEATGDAEGLVPLLRAATDELGVTVRIVDAAEWAHGDAKGVCKQRDIHDFTPIVEAKARPNQADLAVTLIHEYAHALLHFDVDDEDERSKREVEAEAVAYIVGRYFGLDTSGSAFYLAAWHGDDPEVIQNRLGRISSTAQEIIETVAED comes from the coding sequence ATGGCTACGACCAGTAATTCGTCGGCCTCCTTTGAGGAGACCGACACACGAAAAGACGAGATGTACAGTACGATCGAAGGATGGATCGACGAACTCGTTGACGACGTTGATGCGGCGCAGGCCAGCGAGGAGTTTCAGGAATGGCTCGATGTCCAGAGTCGGTTCCACGACTACTCCTATCGCAACACGTTGCTCATCAACCTCCAATGCCCCGAAGCGACAAAGGTCGCCGGCTTCAACACCTGGCGGAACGAGTTCGACCGACACGTCCAGGAGGGGGAACAGGCGATCTGGATCTGGGCACCGATCATCACGAAGCAATGCCCGGACTGCGAGAACTCGCCGAGCTACCACGAGAAAATCGGTTGTGAGTACGACGAGACGCCACCCGAGGAATGGTCGAAAGGGCTCGTCGGATTCAACCCGGCCGCTGTCTTCGACATCTCGCAGACCGAGGGAGAACCGCTTCCTGAGCTAGAAACGGAGGCGACGGGCGACGCCGAGGGCCTCGTCCCTCTACTCAGAGCGGCAACGGATGAACTCGGCGTAACGGTTCGCATCGTCGACGCTGCTGAGTGGGCCCACGGCGACGCGAAAGGCGTCTGCAAACAGCGGGATATCCACGATTTCACGCCGATCGTGGAGGCGAAAGCCCGCCCGAACCAGGCCGATCTCGCGGTCACGCTGATTCACGAGTACGCTCACGCGCTACTCCATTTCGACGTCGACGATGAGGACGAACGGTCGAAGCGCGAAGTCGAAGCGGAAGCCGTCGCGTACATCGTTGGTCGGTATTTCGGGTTGGATACGAGCGGCTCGGCGTTCTATCTTGCTGCGTGGCACGGCGACGACCCTGAGGTGATTCAGAATCGTCTTGGGCGGATTAGTTCGACCGCCCAAGAGATTATCGAGACAGTCGCCGAGGACTGA
- a CDS encoding putative sulfate/molybdate transporter: MAHSSDYEQTPAIDFSVGEFTGALGDSVTVFPIVVAIGALTDLSLTQLLLGFAVFQVVWGLYYGLPMSVEPMKALAALVIAGSLTAGELAVAGLFAGGILLVVGWTGTLGRITQYIGQPVIRGVQVAVALILLETSIQLSLNSVPFALIAVATAGIVILAGYHRASALVVLCVGVGITVAQTGLPTPVYPSVAVGLPDAQALSIATVEGTVAQLAMTVGNAAIATSLLLSDFYDADVSTDELASSMGVMNLVAIPLGAMPMCHGSGGVAGKYAFGARTAGSNLILGVIYAITAVVAVGIVAAFPLSMLGVVLALIAVELGRAGLDSDHLALTIGIGLVGLVANVGIAFVLGALGYLLLQRLQ, translated from the coding sequence GTGGCTCATTCGAGCGATTACGAACAGACACCCGCCATCGATTTCTCAGTCGGTGAGTTTACTGGCGCGTTAGGAGATTCCGTTACAGTCTTCCCCATCGTCGTCGCTATCGGTGCGCTGACCGACCTCTCGCTCACCCAGCTCCTTCTCGGATTCGCGGTATTCCAGGTCGTGTGGGGACTCTACTACGGGTTGCCGATGTCCGTCGAACCGATGAAGGCCCTCGCTGCACTGGTGATTGCTGGGTCACTTACCGCAGGCGAACTCGCGGTCGCAGGCCTTTTCGCCGGAGGTATTCTTCTCGTCGTCGGATGGACCGGAACACTCGGCCGGATTACCCAGTACATCGGCCAGCCCGTTATTCGCGGTGTCCAAGTCGCGGTCGCGCTTATCCTCCTCGAGACAAGCATTCAACTCAGTCTCAACAGTGTTCCGTTCGCACTCATCGCGGTTGCTACCGCCGGTATTGTCATCCTCGCTGGGTATCACCGAGCGAGCGCACTCGTTGTCCTCTGCGTCGGTGTTGGTATCACCGTTGCTCAGACAGGCCTTCCAACACCGGTATATCCATCCGTCGCAGTCGGCCTTCCAGATGCACAGGCACTCTCGATCGCAACTGTAGAAGGGACGGTCGCCCAGCTTGCAATGACGGTTGGGAACGCGGCCATCGCGACCTCACTGCTCCTCTCAGATTTCTACGATGCAGACGTCTCAACTGACGAACTCGCATCCAGTATGGGTGTAATGAACCTGGTTGCAATCCCGCTCGGGGCGATGCCGATGTGCCACGGGAGCGGAGGCGTGGCCGGAAAGTATGCGTTCGGCGCACGCACCGCCGGGTCGAACCTCATTCTAGGGGTGATCTATGCGATTACCGCCGTGGTCGCAGTCGGGATCGTTGCCGCGTTCCCCCTGTCGATGCTCGGCGTGGTCCTCGCTCTGATCGCCGTTGAACTCGGACGAGCAGGACTCGATTCCGATCACCTGGCGCTCACGATTGGAATCGGACTCGTAGGGCTGGTGGCCAACGTCGGAATCGCCTTCGTCTTAGGAGCACTTGGGTACCTACTCCTCCAACGACTCCAGTAG
- a CDS encoding low molecular weight phosphatase family protein has translation MMKIVFVCVGNAGRSQMATALAERERDNRGLDIEIATGGVDPTDSVHDDVIEALQEEGIDISDRKPREITPVDIEDATHVVTMGCSVEQFQPDGWSGESEVWDLDASDTGAQLDELKRRVSRFFDDLSEEER, from the coding sequence ATGATGAAAATCGTGTTCGTCTGTGTCGGAAACGCTGGGCGAAGTCAGATGGCGACAGCACTTGCCGAACGCGAGCGAGACAACCGAGGGCTCGATATCGAGATTGCCACCGGCGGCGTGGATCCAACCGACTCCGTCCACGACGACGTTATTGAAGCCCTCCAGGAGGAAGGAATCGACATCAGCGATCGCAAGCCCCGTGAGATCACTCCCGTAGACATCGAAGACGCGACGCACGTCGTGACGATGGGCTGTTCGGTCGAGCAGTTCCAGCCAGACGGATGGTCGGGAGAGAGTGAAGTCTGGGACCTCGATGCATCCGATACCGGAGCGCAGTTAGATGAACTCAAACGCCGGGTTTCCCGATTCTTCGACGACCTCAGCGAAGAAGAGCGGTAG